The DNA window GGAGCTCGTAAATCGTAATGCTAGGCCGCGCTTTCACAAGGTCCAAGTTGCAGCCCCACAGTTTACAGCActactgcaagtctgcaactgcAGCACAAAGTCTACTATACACAGCAGAAGCACGCTGAGCATCCACTAGTGCACTCTTCTGTGCCCCGCCTCCGTCACTGTAGACCGGACCGGAGTAGCCATGGCCCGTAGCCGTGGGGGCAGCAAATGTATAGTGGAAAAGGTCCGGCCAAAATTTCGAGTTCTTTGTAGTTGGTGACTCGTGAGGCGAAAAGAAGACGCGGCAGGAGATGACAAGTTTGTAATCTTCCGAGAAGAATACAAgaacagaagagaaaaaaaattgaatcatCCTATTTCACTTTGGCTAGGTTACAGTATTACACAACTTGGCTGAACTCGCCATCCCTGCATACTCCCACGTCGATGGTCATCGTCTTGTCCCctcccttcttcccttcctTGGGCGAAGATAGCACCCTACAGCAATTTCTCCTTGGAGACTGCATGACCATGTGAAATGTGCATCGTCAGTAcagtttgaactttgaacaCCACAACCAAGATCAAGAAACTAAGCTTCAGATGGCAATTTGCTTATAACATTCCTGCTAGTTGTTAAACAAACCTAGTACTATTACACGTACAGTACCCATGCTAGTTTCGTCGTATTATACTCAAACAATGTTCAATCTTGGTGTTATAATACTTGCACAAGTACTATTTGCAGTAATGCAGTTCATTTTACGTTTTTGTTTCTTGCTAGCTAAAAAGGGGATGGATCATGTTCAGTAATAGCATTTGCTGTATCAAGTGTGATGGCTAGCAGTAAGCAACAGAAGACgaatttttttgttgcaacaGAAGATGGATTGGCAGAGAAGAATTACCCTGTCCCATAGCCCGGGGTCGGGCTTCTTGAGCACGATGATGTGATCGAGATGCGCGTCCGGATCCGCGATATTCCACCGGCACGCAGGCCGCGTCTCGTTGGCGCGGCGCCACCGCTCATACCGCGTCACCGTGGTGTCCCCGCCGCGCGGggcggccgcgcgccgcgccgatgAGAGGTAGTACACCGCCGGCTTCTGGCACGGGCTTCGCGCCAGGGGCCTCGTGTTGAACGCGTACGCCGTGTAGTCGGCACGGCGGTACCAGTTCAAGAACGTCCGCGCCGGCATCTCCATCTCCCGCGGCGACATTACTCCCCTGGACACCAGCACGGCGAACCCCCACGCCACTGACACCGTCCATCGGTTGCCGCCGTCGTAGCAGATGGACTGCTGCATTATCCCCGCCGGGTCCAGCTCGATCGGCCCGTCGAACAGCCTACGCACCGCGGCGGGGCGCGACTTGGCGTTCGGGAACAGGGGCTGCACGACGTCGAGGTGGTGCAGCGTCACGATCGGCGCCACcgggtgggcggcgaggaggccgaggaggtcGCCGTACACGTCGTACTGGTGGAAACCCGGGTGCTTGGTGAGCGGCACGCCCAGCTCCGCCATGCACGCCTGGATCCGGTCGTCGCTACCATACAGCGCGGGGTACCGGCGTATGCACCCGTCCTGCATCCGCGCGAGCGCCTCCGCGAGCGGCCGGCTAAtggcgaagccgccgccgccgtacgccATCCCGTAGGAGAAGTAGATATTCTGCAGGTGGCTCTCGGAGAGGGAGCCGATGTAGTATGGCTGGCGGTGGTCGAACTTGTTGAGGACGGTGAGGAGGTTGTCCGGGAAGA is part of the Oryza glaberrima chromosome 4, OglaRS2, whole genome shotgun sequence genome and encodes:
- the LOC127770375 gene encoding uncharacterized protein LOC127770375, translated to MKGGGGGGKEAVTASILRFLLLLLLPLTALYFFYTLHLLLASAASSSSSSCPPDAASSSSSVRLSTNGTSAGAAAVTVAAGKKAPAAASTETMLQHVVFGIAASSRFWDKRKEYIKVWWRPRGAMRGYVWLDREVRESNMSTARTGLPAIRISSDTSGFPYTHRRGHRSAIRISRIVSETFRLGLPGVRWFVMGDDDTVFFPDNLLTVLNKFDHRQPYYIGSLSESHLQNIYFSYGMAYGGGGFAISRPLAEALARMQDGCIRRYPALYGSDDRIQACMAELGVPLTKHPGFHQYDVYGDLLGLLAAHPVAPIVTLHHLDVVQPLFPNAKSRPAAVRRLFDGPIELDPAGIMQQSICYDGGNRWTVSVAWGFAVLVSRGVMSPREMEMPARTFLNWYRRADYTAYAFNTRPLARSPCQKPAVYYLSSARRAAAPRGGDTTVTRYERWRRANETRPACRWNIADPDAHLDHIIVLKKPDPGLWDRSPRRNCCRVLSSPKEGKKGGDKTMTIDVGVCRDGEFSQVV